The Kitasatospora setae KM-6054 genome contains a region encoding:
- a CDS encoding HAD family hydrolase, with protein MTSRQTRPRLTGAERSALWAPVRGVCFDLGGTLLVTDTHPTTGQVAHVLGITLEEAREVMKGRAKRRRVTPADLAGELARDFGRPEAFEPLHRVLEGARTRAASPQLFPDALAALQLLRARGFALFAMTNSLGCSIPDPEPGFHALLDAVVHSADTGFCKPEPGAFAAVEAISGLDPHQLLHVGDSALADAAGAVAAGWHAAYLHRPGDTRLPQPAEPPTVTIRTLRTLRHLLPAGS; from the coding sequence ATGACCAGCCGTCAGACGCGGCCGCGTTTGACCGGGGCCGAGCGCAGTGCGCTCTGGGCCCCGGTCCGCGGGGTCTGCTTCGACCTGGGCGGCACCCTGCTGGTCACCGACACCCACCCGACCACCGGGCAGGTCGCCCACGTCCTGGGAATCACGCTGGAGGAGGCCCGGGAGGTGATGAAGGGCCGCGCGAAGCGCCGCCGCGTCACCCCGGCCGACCTCGCGGGAGAACTCGCCCGCGACTTCGGCCGCCCGGAGGCGTTCGAGCCGCTGCACCGGGTGCTGGAGGGCGCCCGCACCCGGGCGGCGTCCCCGCAGCTGTTCCCCGATGCACTCGCGGCCCTGCAACTGCTGCGGGCCCGCGGGTTCGCTCTGTTCGCGATGACCAACTCGCTCGGGTGCTCGATCCCCGACCCAGAGCCCGGCTTCCACGCGCTGCTGGACGCGGTCGTCCACTCCGCCGACACCGGCTTCTGCAAGCCCGAGCCGGGCGCGTTCGCCGCTGTCGAGGCGATCTCCGGCCTGGATCCGCACCAGCTGCTGCACGTCGGGGACTCCGCCCTCGCGGACGCCGCCGGGGCCGTCGCGGCGGGCTGGCACGCGGCCTACCTGCACCGTCCAGGCGACACCCGGCTGCCGCAGCCGGCCGAGCCGCCGACCGTCACGATCCGCACCTTGCGCACGCTCCGCCACCTGCTGCCCGCCGGCAGCTGA
- a CDS encoding nucleotidyl cyclase domain-containing protein, which translates to MDQSANTTTDVLATSVPYFDPSAMPLRQWCTGSREDPLTGLVAFPDFHSSIPRALAAELESGGLVALAIGDVDGLKEHVEQANATDAASFGHLAGNQVMARLGATTRTWFRDQPWEAACAATFGGDEVIIAAAVDDPAAFHQALCGLRDRLAEVLPTRVSFALAVAGPGHLPADRAGNAWKHTYTDRLLATVDRCLFAHKAARRTAGTEGGVIAVTEAPGTGPAGTLQPLPAPGRVLHVTARPSRLGGRPVLLLPCQGPAGLRGRRLRVTFPETGARTLVAVSAAGQAALPVERPADRAGVPLVLRGIREATSHRVPDDLAAALTEAGADWSALPAHERAQMLHLITESADPQVRTDRITAAVAAARTRSPK; encoded by the coding sequence ATGGACCAGAGCGCCAACACCACCACGGACGTGCTCGCCACGTCAGTGCCCTACTTCGACCCGTCGGCGATGCCGCTTCGCCAGTGGTGCACCGGCAGCCGGGAGGACCCGCTCACCGGGCTGGTCGCCTTCCCGGACTTCCACAGCTCCATCCCCCGCGCGCTCGCGGCCGAGTTGGAGTCGGGCGGCCTGGTCGCCCTGGCGATCGGCGACGTCGACGGGCTGAAGGAGCACGTCGAGCAGGCGAACGCCACGGACGCGGCCAGCTTCGGGCACCTGGCCGGGAACCAGGTCATGGCTCGCCTCGGGGCGACCACCCGCACCTGGTTCCGCGACCAGCCCTGGGAGGCGGCCTGCGCGGCCACCTTCGGCGGCGACGAGGTCATCATCGCCGCCGCCGTCGACGACCCCGCGGCCTTCCACCAGGCCCTCTGCGGCCTGCGCGACCGGCTCGCCGAGGTGCTGCCCACCCGGGTGTCCTTCGCGCTCGCCGTCGCAGGCCCCGGCCACCTGCCCGCCGACCGGGCGGGGAACGCCTGGAAGCACACCTACACCGACCGGCTGCTGGCCACCGTCGACCGCTGTCTGTTCGCCCACAAGGCCGCCCGCCGCACCGCCGGGACCGAAGGCGGCGTCATCGCCGTCACAGAGGCCCCCGGCACCGGCCCGGCCGGCACGCTGCAGCCGCTGCCGGCGCCCGGCCGGGTGCTGCACGTGACAGCCCGACCCTCCCGCCTGGGCGGCCGGCCCGTCCTGCTGCTGCCCTGCCAGGGCCCGGCCGGCCTGCGCGGACGCCGACTTCGGGTCACCTTCCCCGAGACCGGCGCCCGGACCCTGGTCGCCGTCTCCGCCGCCGGCCAGGCCGCCCTTCCCGTCGAGCGCCCGGCCGACCGGGCGGGCGTCCCCCTCGTCCTGCGCGGAATCCGCGAGGCCACCTCGCACCGCGTCCCCGACGACCTGGCCGCCGCCCTGACGGAGGCCGGGGCCGACTGGTCGGCACTTCCGGCCCACGAACGCGCCCAGATGCTCCACCTGATCACCGAGTCCGCCGACCCCCAGGTCCGCACCGACCGCATCACCGCCGCGGTCGCCGCCGCCCGCACCCGGAGCCCGAAGTGA
- a CDS encoding phosphoketolase family protein: MTTALSTTDPRPAQAGAGLPDWGRAAAEARAAVPDEAVDAYWRALNYLSAAQLYLADNPRLARPLRHEDLKAAPRGHWGVCPPVNYLLAHLGPLTAHRPDDSELLVLHGAGHAGPSALAHAYLNQNLPQAGSDAWTLADLRALVASFPDAQRFGSEITPLIPGIRHTGGQLGPALAIAQGMALDAPHRLVVPLIGDGELETGATAAAWLARRALAGSGEHGAVLPVVLANGLRMGGPSLLVGLTGEEIGAYFTGLGYLPLVADGSDLPDFRRLLGEAFTMLRPLGEAGPQPVVVLTMPKGHTGPEHVAGRQIAGTPAVHKTPLASPLEDDAEFAALADWLASYRPAELLTAQGRPADLVRQALPGPALKPPVAQPAVRLGTGPQRSRADVSAVLRARAEHPGFRLFSPDEIASNRLRLDLDGSTPDWAVEILNEEICHAWLQGYTETGRDALLATYEAFAPVNTSLLVQHLKHRNLRYAAGHANLPSVNYLITSLGWRNTYTHQNPGLASAMLELEDPSVHVYTPADATRAAAVLAAMLASRDRVNFLITDKHGGVSFPPGPFRDELSRGAAIWSHLSFGPGRPDLVLASAGDIPARQLADAASALRRTRAATTIRYLHINDLTVLGPAGTWPAALTRQAFTELFGDNCPVLLAVPTFPGAVRALLAARGEAERFHVVGYRDPGRPASNDRLLEHADLSAPALSARATRLIEENRR, encoded by the coding sequence GTGACCACCGCCCTCAGCACCACCGACCCCCGTCCCGCCCAGGCCGGGGCCGGCCTGCCCGACTGGGGACGGGCCGCCGCCGAGGCCCGCGCCGCCGTCCCGGATGAGGCCGTCGACGCCTACTGGCGGGCCCTGAACTACCTGTCCGCCGCCCAGCTCTATCTCGCGGACAACCCGCGCCTGGCCCGGCCGCTGCGGCACGAGGACCTCAAGGCCGCCCCGCGCGGCCACTGGGGCGTCTGCCCGCCGGTGAACTACCTGCTCGCCCACCTCGGCCCGCTCACCGCCCACCGGCCGGACGACTCCGAGCTGCTGGTGCTGCACGGCGCGGGACACGCCGGACCGTCCGCGCTCGCCCACGCCTACCTCAACCAGAACCTGCCCCAGGCCGGCAGTGACGCCTGGACGCTGGCCGACCTGCGGGCCCTGGTCGCGAGCTTCCCCGACGCCCAGCGGTTCGGCTCCGAGATCACCCCGCTGATCCCCGGCATCCGGCACACCGGCGGGCAGCTCGGCCCCGCGCTCGCCATCGCCCAGGGCATGGCCCTGGACGCCCCGCACCGCCTCGTCGTCCCGCTGATCGGCGACGGCGAGCTGGAGACCGGCGCCACCGCGGCGGCCTGGCTCGCCCGCCGGGCCCTGGCGGGCAGCGGCGAGCACGGGGCGGTGCTGCCCGTGGTGCTGGCCAACGGCTTGCGGATGGGTGGCCCGTCCCTGCTGGTCGGCCTGACCGGCGAGGAGATCGGCGCCTACTTCACCGGGCTCGGCTATCTGCCGCTGGTCGCAGACGGCAGCGACCTGCCCGACTTCCGGCGCCTGCTCGGCGAGGCGTTCACGATGCTCCGGCCGCTCGGCGAGGCGGGCCCGCAGCCGGTGGTGGTGCTGACCATGCCCAAGGGCCACACCGGCCCCGAGCACGTCGCGGGCCGGCAGATCGCCGGGACACCCGCCGTCCACAAGACCCCGCTGGCCAGCCCGCTGGAGGACGACGCCGAGTTCGCCGCCCTCGCCGACTGGCTCGCCTCCTACCGGCCGGCCGAGCTGCTGACCGCCCAGGGCCGCCCGGCCGACCTGGTCCGCCAGGCACTGCCGGGCCCCGCGCTCAAGCCGCCCGTCGCCCAGCCGGCGGTTCGGCTCGGGACCGGGCCGCAGCGGAGTCGGGCGGACGTCAGCGCGGTCCTGCGGGCCCGGGCCGAGCATCCCGGGTTCCGGTTGTTCAGCCCGGACGAGATCGCCTCCAACCGGCTCCGCCTCGACCTGGACGGCAGCACTCCCGACTGGGCGGTGGAGATCCTCAACGAGGAGATCTGCCATGCCTGGCTCCAGGGCTACACCGAGACCGGCCGGGACGCCCTGCTGGCGACCTACGAGGCGTTCGCCCCAGTCAACACCAGCCTGCTCGTCCAGCACCTCAAGCACCGCAACCTGCGTTACGCGGCCGGGCACGCGAACCTGCCCTCGGTGAACTACCTGATCACCTCGCTCGGCTGGCGCAACACCTACACTCACCAGAACCCCGGCCTGGCCTCGGCGATGCTCGAACTCGAAGACCCGTCGGTGCACGTCTACACCCCCGCCGACGCCACCCGGGCCGCCGCCGTCCTCGCGGCGATGCTCGCCAGCCGCGACCGCGTCAACTTCCTGATCACCGACAAGCACGGCGGGGTGAGCTTCCCGCCCGGCCCGTTCCGCGACGAGCTCAGCCGCGGGGCCGCGATCTGGTCCCACCTGTCCTTCGGCCCAGGCCGACCGGACCTGGTCCTGGCCTCCGCCGGGGACATCCCGGCCCGTCAACTCGCCGACGCCGCAAGCGCCCTCCGCCGCACCCGGGCCGCCACGACGATTCGATACCTGCACATCAACGACCTCACCGTCCTCGGCCCGGCCGGAACCTGGCCGGCCGCGCTGACCCGGCAGGCGTTCACCGAGCTGTTCGGCGACAACTGCCCGGTCCTGCTGGCCGTCCCCACCTTCCCCGGCGCCGTCCGGGCCCTGCTCGCGGCCCGCGGCGAGGCCGAGCGCTTCCACGTGGTCGGCTACCGCGACCCCGGCCGCCCCGCCAGCAACGACCGGCTGCTGGAGCACGCCGACCTGTCCGCCCCGGCGCTGTCCGCCCGCGCGACCCGACTCATCGAGGAGAACCGCCGATGA
- a CDS encoding phytanoyl-CoA dioxygenase family protein — protein MTRPLPAPPDPDRLAAFDRDGYLILRDAISPELREKLAEASLRLLAGDRTAGRDRSTDGKDGFRGVVAMDDVFLPLVANPAVLPTIVGLLSPNLHLMSSNLIFMPSIPPGGKRTIRVPARHGWHRDMAAATRDLGREKIPRFAIKAAYYLSDITPDAGLTMVLPGSSHDPGPVSVPQGAIDPPRAITPDLGPLDVLLFENRTWHAGGLNTSGRPRLAVMMQYGYRWLADLDDPALHLRERTDLGDVERQLLGAPDRNEDGSVTHEGAGARAVQQWWDRVNQTPAHSS, from the coding sequence ATGACCCGCCCCCTTCCGGCCCCGCCCGACCCGGACCGGCTCGCCGCGTTCGATCGCGACGGCTACCTGATCCTGCGCGACGCCATCAGCCCCGAACTGCGGGAGAAGCTCGCCGAGGCGAGCCTGCGGCTGCTGGCCGGCGACCGGACCGCCGGCCGGGACCGCAGCACCGATGGCAAGGACGGCTTCCGCGGCGTCGTCGCCATGGACGACGTCTTCCTGCCGCTGGTCGCCAATCCGGCCGTCCTGCCCACGATCGTCGGCCTGCTCAGCCCGAACCTGCACCTGATGTCCAGCAACCTGATCTTCATGCCGTCCATCCCGCCCGGCGGGAAGCGCACCATCCGCGTCCCCGCCCGGCACGGCTGGCACCGGGACATGGCCGCCGCCACCCGCGACCTCGGCCGGGAGAAGATCCCGAGGTTCGCGATCAAGGCCGCCTACTACCTCAGCGACATCACCCCCGACGCCGGCCTGACCATGGTCCTGCCCGGCAGCAGCCACGACCCCGGCCCGGTCAGCGTCCCCCAGGGCGCCATCGACCCGCCCCGCGCGATCACCCCCGACCTCGGCCCCCTGGACGTCCTCCTGTTCGAGAACCGCACCTGGCACGCCGGCGGCCTCAACACCTCCGGCCGCCCCCGCCTCGCGGTGATGATGCAGTACGGCTACCGCTGGCTCGCCGACCTCGACGACCCCGCCCTGCACCTGCGCGAACGCACCGATCTGGGCGACGTCGAGCGCCAGCTGCTGGGCGCCCCCGACCGCAACGAGGACGGCTCGGTCACCCACGAAGGCGCCGGCGCCCGGGCCGTCCAGCAGTGGTGGGACCGCGTCAACCAGACACCCGCGCATTCCTCCTGA